In Polaribacter sp. Hel_I_88, the following proteins share a genomic window:
- a CDS encoding CAL67264 family membrane protein, which translates to MNKNTVLGWATFLMIGMGVALILLGAYRYNDVAGWGFATVGIGFFCIAWVFNALKGRV; encoded by the coding sequence ATGAATAAAAATACCGTTCTTGGTTGGGCTACTTTTTTAATGATAGGAATGGGTGTAGCACTAATCTTATTAGGTGCATACAGATACAATGATGTTGCTGGTTGGGGTTTTGCAACAGTTGGTATTGGATTTTTCTGTATTGCTTGGGTGTTTAATGCGTTAAAAGGACGTGTGTAA
- a CDS encoding ATP-binding protein, whose amino-acid sequence MKINISKAIKQFFPNPSLDLVYFEAIANSLDANATEISLKVNIQSFENSKSLEIEITDNGEGFTNRGFDRFCALLETDSPDNKGLGRLVFLNYFNKVNYDSLSNDSKRTFILDNNFEREFEAKTSLKENGTKLSLNNYKLEGIKTYDYIRAETLAKSIELHFLPRLFLINKSGKEVTITILVNTEIPNTDKNFYSDKRIVSSKKLPKLKSKLFKIEQADLYANFELLYKVEKDYENSNLTIALNADNRTIPISDIISKDNIPQGHNCIFLIQSEYFKGKVGNSRQKLELEKNQFNALKYSIIKEIKTILEVEIPSIIERNKNKKDFLDKKYPHLEGYFNENVAGLVDKNKLLEKAQESFFKDQKETLEATHLTEALYKKSLEVSSRVLTEYILYRNLIIQKLKSTNHNNSESEIHEMIVPMRETLKVKTYFTDLYRNNAWLLDDKFMSYNTILSDQELSKLIDELAIEEEIKQDSSTRPDISIIFNGNPENQKVDLVIVELKKRKAGLHENEKVIGQIQRRARRLLEYYPNKIQRMWFYGIVDIDDDFELYLDSNEYTEIFSVDKAFYKTQKIVYKVSEEKIECPIGITILSFDAFLNDAEKRNETFLNILKESIKTTNKKV is encoded by the coding sequence ATGAAAATAAACATTTCAAAAGCAATAAAACAATTCTTTCCCAACCCTTCACTAGATCTAGTCTATTTTGAAGCTATTGCAAATTCTTTAGACGCAAATGCTACTGAAATTAGTTTAAAAGTAAATATTCAATCATTTGAAAATTCGAAGTCTTTAGAAATTGAAATTACTGATAATGGAGAAGGATTTACAAATCGAGGATTTGATAGGTTTTGTGCTTTATTAGAGACAGATTCACCTGACAATAAAGGGTTAGGTCGTTTAGTTTTTTTAAACTATTTTAATAAAGTAAATTATGATTCTTTATCAAATGATTCCAAAAGAACATTTATTCTTGACAATAATTTTGAAAGAGAATTCGAGGCGAAAACATCCTTGAAAGAAAATGGAACAAAACTTTCTTTAAATAATTATAAATTAGAAGGAATTAAAACATATGATTATATAAGAGCCGAAACACTTGCAAAATCTATAGAATTACATTTTCTTCCAAGACTTTTTTTAATAAACAAATCTGGGAAAGAAGTAACAATAACAATTCTAGTTAATACTGAAATACCAAATACAGATAAAAATTTCTATTCAGACAAAAGAATAGTTTCTTCTAAAAAACTGCCTAAATTAAAAAGTAAATTATTTAAGATTGAACAAGCGGATTTGTATGCCAATTTTGAATTACTTTACAAGGTTGAAAAAGATTATGAAAATTCAAATTTAACAATTGCTCTAAACGCAGATAATAGAACTATACCAATTTCAGATATTATTTCAAAAGATAATATACCTCAAGGTCATAATTGTATATTTTTAATTCAATCGGAATACTTTAAAGGGAAGGTAGGAAATTCAAGACAAAAACTTGAATTAGAAAAGAATCAATTTAACGCATTAAAATATTCTATAATAAAAGAAATTAAAACTATTCTAGAAGTTGAAATACCTTCAATAATTGAAAGAAATAAAAATAAAAAAGATTTTCTTGATAAAAAATACCCACATTTAGAAGGCTATTTTAATGAAAATGTTGCTGGTCTTGTTGATAAAAACAAACTTCTTGAAAAAGCACAAGAAAGTTTTTTTAAGGATCAAAAAGAAACTCTTGAAGCAACTCATTTAACCGAAGCTTTATACAAAAAATCACTTGAAGTATCTTCTAGAGTCCTTACTGAATATATACTTTACCGTAATTTAATTATTCAAAAACTAAAAAGTACAAATCATAATAACAGTGAATCCGAGATTCATGAGATGATTGTACCAATGAGGGAAACTCTCAAAGTTAAAACATATTTCACAGATTTATACAGAAATAATGCTTGGTTATTGGATGATAAATTTATGTCATATAATACCATTTTAAGTGACCAAGAACTCTCTAAATTAATAGATGAGCTAGCAATTGAGGAGGAAATTAAGCAAGATAGTTCTACAAGACCAGATATTTCTATTATTTTCAATGGTAATCCTGAAAATCAAAAAGTTGATTTAGTAATAGTTGAACTAAAAAAACGTAAAGCTGGTCTTCACGAAAATGAAAAAGTAATAGGACAAATTCAAAGAAGAGCTAGAAGACTTTTAGAATATTACCCAAATAAAATTCAAAGAATGTGGTTTTATGGTATCGTAGATATTGATGATGATTTTGAGCTTTATCTAGATTCTAACGAATACACAGAGATTTTCAGTGTAGACAAAGCCTTCTACAAAACTCAAAAAATAGTTTATAAAGTAAGTGAAGAAAAAATTGAATGTCCAATAGGAATAACGATTTTATCGTTTGATGCTTTTTTAAATGATGCAGAAAAACGAAACGAAACATTTTTGAACATATTAAAGGAATCAATAAAAACTACCAACAAAAAAGTATAA
- a CDS encoding pirin family protein — protein MKKTIHKADTRGLANHGWLKSYHTFSFASYQNPNRMNFGMLRVLNDDIVQPKMGFGTHPHRNMEIISIPISGALSHKDDINNQRSIEVGEVQVMSAGTGVTHSEFNDSKTTASNFLQLWIFPEKQEVTPYYNQKMFASAGRKNKFQTLVSPKDKQVEGSLPINQQGYISMIDLDKDFETEYELKNGAYFFLIDGEVSVADEVLENRDAVGIENVEKVSIKASKNSKLLIIDVPM, from the coding sequence ATGAAAAAAACAATTCACAAAGCAGACACAAGAGGACTAGCAAATCATGGCTGGTTAAAATCATATCACACCTTTAGTTTTGCCAGTTATCAAAATCCAAATAGAATGAATTTTGGAATGTTACGTGTTTTAAATGATGATATTGTGCAGCCTAAAATGGGTTTTGGTACACATCCTCATAGAAATATGGAAATTATTTCGATTCCGATTTCAGGTGCTCTTTCTCATAAAGATGATATAAACAATCAACGTTCTATAGAAGTTGGAGAAGTGCAAGTTATGAGTGCAGGAACTGGAGTTACACATTCAGAATTCAACGATTCTAAAACAACTGCATCTAACTTTTTACAATTATGGATATTTCCAGAAAAGCAAGAAGTAACCCCTTATTACAATCAAAAAATGTTTGCTTCAGCAGGTAGAAAAAACAAATTTCAAACGTTGGTTTCGCCAAAAGACAAACAGGTAGAAGGTTCTTTACCCATCAATCAGCAAGGATATATTTCTATGATTGATTTAGATAAAGATTTCGAAACGGAATACGAATTAAAAAATGGAGCTTATTTCTTTTTAATTGATGGCGAAGTTTCTGTTGCAGATGAGGTTTTAGAAAATAGAGACGCAGTTGGCATCGAAAATGTAGAAAAAGTAAGTATAAAAGCATCAAAAAATAGCAAATTATTAATTATTGATGTTCCTATGTAA
- a CDS encoding OsmC family protein: MKQQSEVILSEKRYLGEAKMRNHFVVLDEPIKDGGGDAGPTPVEYLLTAIGGCVAMTLRMFVERKGWDVGKIKVLVSQKEELTSQGVKKSLIEEISFENEITAAQRTKLLEMAGKCPVAKMVKGETVIETSIQ; encoded by the coding sequence ATGAAACAGCAATCAGAAGTAATTTTATCAGAAAAAAGATATTTAGGAGAAGCAAAAATGAGAAATCATTTTGTGGTGTTAGATGAACCCATAAAAGATGGTGGAGGAGATGCAGGGCCAACTCCAGTAGAATATTTATTAACAGCAATTGGTGGTTGTGTAGCCATGACATTAAGAATGTTTGTAGAAAGAAAAGGTTGGGATGTTGGTAAAATAAAAGTACTAGTTTCACAAAAAGAGGAATTAACATCACAAGGAGTTAAAAAATCATTAATAGAAGAAATTTCTTTCGAAAACGAAATTACAGCAGCACAAAGAACCAAATTACTAGAAATGGCTGGGAAATGTCCTGTAGCTAAAATGGTAAAAGGAGAAACTGTGATAGAAACGAGTATTCAGTAG
- a CDS encoding MarR family winged helix-turn-helix transcriptional regulator: MGDISKDIKSKFTNNKVKALINLKYTSNWLSSKENEFFKPYGISPQQYNILRILRGAKTKIKVQIVKERMIERAPNATRLMDKLCDKNLIERERCDDDRRVVFVKITNQGLELLTTIDENNNISFLENLTEEEATILSDLLDKIR; the protein is encoded by the coding sequence ATGGGAGACATTTCAAAAGACATAAAATCTAAATTTACGAATAACAAAGTAAAGGCATTAATCAATTTAAAATATACTTCGAATTGGTTGAGTAGTAAAGAAAATGAGTTTTTTAAACCTTATGGAATTTCGCCTCAGCAATACAATATTTTACGAATTTTAAGAGGAGCAAAAACAAAAATAAAGGTGCAAATTGTAAAAGAAAGAATGATTGAAAGAGCGCCAAATGCAACTCGTTTAATGGATAAATTATGTGATAAAAACTTAATTGAAAGAGAACGTTGTGATGATGATAGAAGAGTCGTTTTTGTAAAAATAACAAACCAAGGTTTAGAGTTGTTAACCACAATTGATGAAAATAATAATATTTCTTTTTTAGAAAATTTAACAGAAGAAGAAGCAACCATTTTAAGTGACCTTTTAGATAAAATAAGATGA
- a CDS encoding glutaredoxin domain-containing protein, which translates to MKITLYGKQGHAYTVAFKNFLNSTDVPYTYKDISKDVEAREHSKELYNGVAKFPTLFVDDQVFLTPTTEEFNKIMQDLKLRA; encoded by the coding sequence ATGAAAATAACTTTATACGGAAAACAAGGACACGCTTATACAGTAGCCTTTAAAAATTTCTTAAACTCAACAGATGTTCCATATACCTACAAAGATATTTCTAAAGATGTAGAAGCAAGAGAACACAGCAAAGAATTATATAATGGGGTTGCTAAATTCCCAACATTATTTGTGGATGATCAAGTTTTTTTAACACCAACAACAGAAGAGTTTAATAAGATAATGCAAGATTTAAAGTTGAGAGCTTAG
- a CDS encoding NADPH-dependent FMN reductase: MKKILAFAGSTSSTSINKKLATFTAENLENNAFDVVDLRDLKVTMYSEDEEKNGFPEDIKKFSESLDHYDGFILSLAEHNGSYTAAFKNIFDWCSRLESKVFRNKPLLLMATSPGARGGQSVLSDGVAKFPFMGAKEIISYSLPSFNDNFKEGNIVNDDLLSQLKEKIKQFEATLKA, translated from the coding sequence ATGAAAAAAATATTAGCATTTGCAGGAAGCACAAGTTCAACATCCATCAATAAAAAATTAGCAACATTTACTGCTGAAAATTTAGAAAATAACGCTTTTGACGTTGTAGATTTAAGAGATTTAAAGGTAACTATGTACAGTGAAGATGAAGAGAAAAATGGTTTTCCAGAAGATATTAAAAAGTTTAGTGAATCATTAGATCATTATGATGGTTTTATTCTTTCTCTGGCAGAACACAATGGATCTTATACAGCAGCTTTTAAAAATATTTTTGATTGGTGCTCTAGACTTGAAAGCAAAGTTTTTAGAAACAAACCTTTATTATTAATGGCTACTTCACCAGGAGCAAGAGGAGGACAGTCAGTTTTGAGTGATGGTGTTGCCAAATTCCCTTTTATGGGCGCAAAAGAAATTATTTCTTATTCGTTACCAAGTTTTAACGATAATTTTAAAGAAGGCAACATTGTAAATGATGACTTATTGTCTCAATTAAAAGAAAAAATTAAGCAATTTGAAGCTACACTAAAAGCCTAA
- a CDS encoding FAD-dependent oxidoreductase produces MMKYTHIFEPLDLGFTTLKNRILMGSMHTGLEEEKNGYEKMAVYFAERAKGGVGLIVTGGIAPNIQGWTAPFSARMSSKKHVRNHQKVTKAVHEAGGKICMQILHSGRYGYHPFNVGASNIKSPITPFKPFKLKASGIKRTIRDFVNCAKLAKDANYDGVEIMGSEGYLINQFIAKRTNNRTDNYGGAYENRMRLPIELVKQTRAAVGKDFIIIYRLSMLDLVEKGSSWEEVVQLGKEIEKAGATIINTGIGWHESRIPTISTSVPRAAFTWVTKKMKEEISIPLITSNRINMPETAEKVLSEGHADMISMARPFLADPEWVNKAKAEKSDEINTCIACNQACLDHAFQKKVASCLVNPRACHETELNYNPTSNQKKIAVVGSGPAGLAAATIAAERGHLVTLFDAASEIGGQFNMAKQIPGKEEFYETIRYFQKQIDLHKVDVKLNTKVSVGDLEKSDFDEIILATGIKPRELKIEGIDHPKVLSYIEVLKDKKPVGKRVAVIGAGGIGFDVSEYLSHEGESTALNIDAWLKEWGIDKSMKSRSGIEGVQPDFHPSPREIFMFKRSKGKFGGNLGKTTGWIHRSTLKKKKVQFIGEVSYTKIDDQGLHYIQNEKEIILDVDNVVICAGQTPFKELYQPLVDLGKKVHVIGGADFASELDAKRAINQGARLAAEL; encoded by the coding sequence TTGATGAAATACACACACATTTTTGAGCCATTAGATTTAGGATTTACAACTTTAAAAAATAGAATTTTAATGGGTTCTATGCACACAGGTTTAGAGGAAGAAAAAAACGGTTATGAAAAAATGGCTGTTTACTTTGCAGAACGTGCAAAAGGTGGAGTAGGGTTAATAGTAACAGGAGGAATTGCCCCAAATATTCAAGGTTGGACAGCGCCTTTTTCTGCAAGAATGAGCTCTAAAAAACATGTAAGAAATCATCAAAAAGTTACAAAAGCCGTGCATGAAGCAGGTGGTAAAATTTGTATGCAAATTCTACATTCAGGACGATATGGTTATCATCCTTTTAATGTTGGAGCATCGAATATAAAATCGCCAATAACACCTTTTAAACCCTTTAAATTAAAAGCTTCAGGTATCAAAAGAACGATTAGAGATTTTGTAAACTGTGCAAAATTAGCCAAAGATGCAAATTATGATGGTGTTGAAATTATGGGTTCTGAAGGCTATTTAATCAACCAATTTATTGCAAAAAGAACCAATAATAGAACCGATAATTATGGTGGAGCTTATGAAAACAGAATGCGTTTGCCAATTGAATTGGTAAAACAAACAAGAGCAGCTGTAGGTAAAGATTTTATCATCATTTACAGATTATCGATGTTAGATTTGGTTGAAAAAGGATCTTCTTGGGAAGAAGTTGTGCAACTTGGTAAAGAAATTGAAAAAGCTGGAGCAACCATTATCAATACAGGAATTGGTTGGCACGAATCTAGGATTCCAACGATTTCAACATCAGTTCCAAGAGCCGCATTTACTTGGGTTACCAAAAAAATGAAAGAAGAAATCTCAATTCCGTTGATAACTTCTAACAGAATCAATATGCCAGAAACTGCTGAGAAAGTTTTATCAGAAGGACATGCAGATATGATTTCTATGGCGCGTCCTTTTTTGGCAGATCCAGAATGGGTAAACAAAGCAAAAGCAGAAAAAAGTGATGAAATTAATACCTGTATTGCTTGTAATCAAGCTTGTTTAGATCACGCATTTCAGAAAAAAGTAGCGAGTTGTTTGGTAAATCCAAGAGCTTGTCATGAAACCGAATTGAATTACAATCCTACTTCAAATCAAAAGAAAATTGCAGTTGTAGGTTCTGGACCAGCAGGTTTGGCAGCAGCCACAATTGCAGCAGAAAGAGGACATCTTGTAACACTTTTTGATGCTGCTTCAGAAATTGGTGGGCAATTTAATATGGCAAAACAAATTCCTGGAAAAGAGGAGTTTTATGAAACCATCAGATATTTTCAAAAACAAATTGATTTGCATAAAGTTGACGTAAAATTAAACACTAAAGTTTCAGTAGGAGATTTAGAAAAATCTGATTTTGATGAAATTATTTTAGCAACCGGAATTAAACCTAGAGAATTAAAAATTGAAGGAATTGATCATCCAAAAGTATTAAGTTATATAGAAGTTTTAAAAGATAAAAAACCAGTAGGAAAACGAGTTGCAGTAATTGGAGCAGGAGGAATTGGTTTTGATGTTTCAGAATATTTATCTCATGAAGGAGAATCTACTGCATTAAATATTGATGCTTGGTTAAAAGAATGGGGGATTGATAAATCGATGAAATCTAGAAGTGGAATTGAAGGTGTACAACCAGATTTTCATCCTTCTCCAAGAGAAATTTTTATGTTTAAAAGAAGCAAAGGAAAGTTTGGAGGAAATCTTGGTAAAACTACAGGTTGGATTCATAGATCAACCTTAAAAAAGAAAAAAGTACAGTTTATTGGTGAGGTTTCTTACACCAAAATTGATGACCAAGGTTTGCATTATATCCAAAATGAAAAAGAAATTATTTTAGATGTTGATAATGTAGTTATTTGTGCAGGTCAAACACCTTTTAAAGAGTTGTATCAACCTTTAGTAGATTTAGGCAAAAAGGTTCATGTAATTGGAGGTGCAGATTTTGCAAGCGAATTAGATGCAAAAAGAGCCATTAATCAAGGTGCAAGATTGGCTGCTGAATTGTAG
- a CDS encoding pirin family protein — MKKLKSIQHKTASPFVNMGPIKLRQPLPIQGIENVDPFLLLHHYGPYAISEFNNPFDLGPHPHRGFEPITLLFKGEQFHRDSLGNEMVVKAGGVQWTTAGRGIIHAEAPTKEFVKKGGDLEGIQLWLNLPAKNKMMTPNYQHLEDEQIPKVFSDDKKVQLNIIAGNQNNKTGLIKTQTSVNVFTANAEAGGTLEIDIPETHQSLIYVLEGEIVVNNSDVLKKGENQMIVFNQDGNTIQFEAKQKSTLLILSGEPINEKITQYGPYVMNTQTEILEAMRDYQQGKMGYLY, encoded by the coding sequence ATGAAAAAACTAAAATCAATACAACATAAAACTGCAAGTCCATTTGTAAATATGGGCCCTATAAAATTGCGTCAGCCATTGCCAATTCAAGGTATAGAAAATGTTGATCCGTTTTTATTGTTACATCATTATGGACCTTATGCAATTTCCGAATTTAACAATCCTTTTGATTTAGGTCCTCATCCTCACAGAGGTTTTGAGCCCATCACTTTATTGTTCAAAGGTGAGCAATTTCATAGAGATTCTTTAGGAAACGAAATGGTTGTAAAAGCTGGTGGAGTTCAATGGACAACTGCTGGACGTGGAATTATTCACGCAGAAGCTCCAACAAAAGAGTTCGTGAAAAAAGGAGGAGATTTAGAAGGAATTCAGTTGTGGTTAAATCTTCCTGCTAAAAATAAAATGATGACACCAAATTATCAACATTTAGAAGATGAGCAAATTCCAAAGGTGTTTTCTGATGATAAAAAAGTGCAATTAAACATCATTGCAGGAAATCAGAATAACAAAACAGGTTTGATAAAAACGCAAACTTCTGTCAATGTTTTTACAGCAAATGCTGAAGCAGGAGGAACCTTAGAAATTGATATTCCAGAAACGCATCAATCTTTAATTTATGTATTAGAAGGAGAAATTGTAGTCAATAATTCTGACGTTTTAAAAAAAGGAGAAAACCAAATGATTGTGTTCAATCAAGATGGAAATACCATTCAATTTGAAGCGAAACAAAAAAGTACACTATTGATTTTATCGGGAGAACCTATCAACGAAAAAATAACTCAATATGGACCTTATGTAATGAATACGCAAACTGAAATTTTAGAAGCAATGCGTGATTATCAACAAGGAAAAATGGGGTATTTGTATTAA
- a CDS encoding NAD-dependent succinate-semialdehyde dehydrogenase, with protein MSEDKTIKTINPATGKTLETYNYFSDADMNSAIEKTQKAFLDWRHQSLDKRAKIIGAIGKKLIEYKDELSKLMTNEMGKIISQSNDEVDLCAGICKYTAKNGPKELQDEHRELFTGGKGIVTYSPIGIIYGIQPWNYPSYQVIRYAIVNLMAGNAVLLKHASNVTGTGLLLEKIFVEAGLPENLFKTLLISHDQSDEVIKHKDVRGVTLTGSSDAGKNVGQKATAELKKVVLELGSNDAYIVLEDADIELAVEKCVKGRIYNNGETCIAAKRFVVVDAVYNQFKDAFVKAMKDVKVGNPMDENSDMGPMAREDLRETLHEQVEQSVQKGAEILCGGKMTKGDGFYYPVTVLGNVKPGQPAYDDELFGPVASLIKAKDENDAMKIANDSRFGLGGGIFSKDEEKAKNLAKNYFDTGMVFINAFGLADPAMPFGGVKNSGFGREHGGFGVKEFVNVKGITLGEA; from the coding sequence ATGAGCGAAGACAAAACAATAAAAACGATAAATCCTGCAACAGGAAAAACTTTAGAAACGTATAATTATTTTTCTGATGCTGATATGAATTCAGCAATCGAAAAAACTCAAAAAGCTTTTTTAGATTGGAGACATCAATCTTTAGATAAACGTGCCAAAATAATTGGTGCAATTGGTAAAAAACTAATTGAATACAAAGACGAACTTTCTAAATTGATGACCAATGAAATGGGAAAAATTATTTCTCAAAGTAATGATGAAGTTGATTTGTGTGCTGGTATTTGTAAATATACTGCCAAAAATGGCCCTAAAGAATTACAAGATGAGCATCGTGAATTATTTACGGGAGGTAAAGGAATTGTAACGTATTCACCAATCGGAATTATTTATGGGATTCAGCCTTGGAATTATCCCTCTTACCAAGTTATTAGATATGCAATTGTAAATTTAATGGCAGGAAATGCAGTTTTATTAAAACACGCATCGAATGTAACTGGAACAGGCCTTTTATTAGAAAAAATATTTGTAGAAGCTGGTTTGCCAGAAAATTTATTTAAAACCTTGTTAATTTCTCACGACCAATCTGATGAAGTTATCAAACATAAAGATGTTAGAGGTGTAACTTTAACTGGGAGTTCTGATGCTGGAAAAAATGTAGGTCAAAAAGCAACTGCCGAACTTAAAAAAGTAGTTTTAGAATTAGGAAGTAATGATGCTTACATTGTTTTAGAAGATGCTGATATTGAATTAGCAGTTGAAAAATGTGTAAAAGGTAGAATTTACAATAATGGCGAAACGTGTATTGCTGCAAAACGTTTTGTAGTTGTTGATGCTGTTTACAATCAATTTAAGGATGCTTTTGTAAAAGCGATGAAGGATGTAAAAGTAGGAAACCCAATGGATGAAAATTCAGATATGGGACCCATGGCTAGAGAAGATTTACGTGAAACTTTGCATGAGCAAGTTGAACAAAGTGTGCAAAAAGGTGCCGAAATTTTATGTGGTGGAAAAATGACAAAAGGTGATGGTTTTTATTATCCTGTTACTGTTTTAGGAAATGTAAAACCTGGACAACCTGCTTATGATGATGAACTTTTTGGACCTGTTGCTTCTTTAATTAAAGCGAAAGATGAAAATGACGCCATGAAAATTGCCAACGATAGTAGATTTGGTTTAGGTGGAGGAATTTTCTCTAAAGATGAAGAAAAAGCTAAAAACTTAGCCAAAAATTATTTTGATACTGGAATGGTATTTATCAACGCATTTGGTTTAGCAGATCCTGCAATGCCTTTTGGGGGTGTAAAAAACTCTGGTTTTGGAAGAGAACATGGAGGTTTTGGAGTGAAAGAATTTGTGAACGTTAAAGGAATTACTTTAGGGGAAGCCTAA